The Gymnogyps californianus isolate 813 chromosome Z, ASM1813914v2, whole genome shotgun sequence genome has a window encoding:
- the GIN1 gene encoding gypsy retrotransposon integrase-like protein 1 has product MVRSGKNGGLHLKQIAYYKRTGEYHPTTLSSERSGIRRAAKKFVFEENKLFYVGKDRKQMRLVIVSDEEKKKVLEKCHENAAGTHHGISRTLTLVESNYYWTSVTNDVKQWVYACRHCQVAKNTTTTAPKTHPIKAEDPWTAVVIDLMGPFNVTNRSHKYIIIMTDLFTRWTVILPLHDTSAAEIAKAIGNVFFLYGPPQKMPIDQGKELVYQINEELFALFGMKQIVLSYPQTDDVNERTCKTIKAFLNKYCTDHPNDWDEHLSAIAYAFNLTNLEPDQNTPYFQMFNRNPHVVEPMNVCVEGEYSMFAKIFEATKKASQTLEEEKTSDCQVEKNTSDEQKIRNKITVKRKPKQLNTLRLKVGHEVLRQRKNWWKDGRFQSEWVGPCIIDYVTDNGCAILRDATGSRLKRPIKMSHLKPYVRGSSEKDNHYFLQGAVVVDHDYIGLSERSYNPRQDDSVAEGEINAYTRDVMSAVQMPPAACKDQESTDGKHQSELTEDHCIESNAAKLEQWPSPCWTLQTKTEDT; this is encoded by the exons ATGGTCCGTAGTGGAAAAAATGGTGGGCTCCACCTGAAGCAGATCGCATACTACAAGCGAACAGGGGAGTATCATCCCACAACGTTATCAAGTGAAAGAAGTGGAATCAGGAGAGCAGCCAAAAAATTTGTTTTCGAAg aaaataaattgttctatgttggaaaagacagaaaacaaatgcgCCTGGTAATTGTTTcagatgaagagaagaaaaaggtgcTTGAGAAATGCCATGAAAATGCTGCTGGTACTCATCATGGCATATCAAGGACACTGACTTTAGTGGAATCTAATTACTACTGGACCTCTGTAACAAATGATGTCAAGCAGTGG GTGTATGCTTGCCGGCATTGCCAAGTGGCAAAGAATACAACCACCACAGCACCCAAAACACACCCTATCAAAGCAGAGGACCCGTGGACAGCAGTCGTTATAGACCTAATGGGACCTTTTAATGTTACCAACAGAAGCCACAAGTACATCATAATTATGACAGATTTGTTTACAAGGTGGACTGTTATCCTGCCGCTGCATGAcacttcagcagctgaaattGCTAAGGCAATcggaaatgtgtttttcttataTGGGCCACCTCAAAAAATGCCCATTGATCAAGGGAAGGAGCTTGTTTATCAG ataaATGAAGAACTCTTCGCACTGTTTGGAATGAAACAAATTGTACTATCTTATCCTCAGACAGATGATGTAAATGAAAGAACATGCAAGACAATCAAAGCTTTCCTTAACAAATACTGCACCGACCATCCAAATGATTGGGATGAACATTTGTCTGCTATTGCCTATGCTTTCAATTTGACAAATCTG GAGCCAGATCAAAACACCCCatatttccaaatgtttaaTCGTAACCCACATGTTGTTGAGCCCATGAATGTATGTGTGGAAGGAGAATACAGTATGtttgccaaaatatttgaaGCAACTAAAAAAGccagtcaaacactggaagaagaGAAGACCTCAGATTGCCAG GTGgagaaaaacacttcagatgaacaaaaaatcagaaacaaaatcacTGTCAAAAGGAAGCCAAAGCAATTAAATACCCTTCGACTTAAAGTTGGTCATGAAGTCCTCAGGCAACGGAAAAACTGGTGGAAAGATGGTCGTTTCCAGTCGGAATGGGTTGGTCCTTGTATTATAGATTATGTCACAGATAATGGCTGTGCAATATTAAGAGATGCCACAGGATCCAGGTTGAAAAGACCCATCAAGATGTCTCACCTCAAGCCATATGTAAGAGGGTCCAGTGAAAAAG acaACCATTACTTTTTACAAGGTGCAGTAGTTGTTGACCATGACTATATTGGCTTATCTGAAAGATCCTATAATCCAAGACAAGACGACTCTGTTGCTGAAGGGGAAATAAATGCCTACACAAGAGATGTCATGTCTGCTGTACAAATGCCACCTGCAGCCTGCAAAGACCAAGAATCAACAGATGGTAAACATCAGTCTGAGCTGACAGAAGATCATTGCATTGAATCAAACGCTGCAAAGCTGGAGCAATGGCCTTCACCTTGTTGGACACTTCAGACCAAGACAGAGGATACTTAA